One Bosea sp. 124 genomic window, CCGATCCTGTGCGACGCCAAGATGGTGGCGAACGGCGTGACGCCGTCAAGGCTGCCAGCCGGCAACACCGTGCTTTGCACGCTCGACGATCCGCGCACGCCGGCGCTCGCAGCCGAGATGGGCACGACGCGCTCGGCCGCTGCGATGGAGCTGTGGCGGCCGCATCTCGCAGGCGCGGTCGTGGTCATCGGCAATGCGCCGACCTCGCTGTTCCGGCTGCTCGAAATGCTCGATGCCGGCGCGCCGAAGCCCGCCGCCGTGATCGGCATTCCGGTCGGCTTCGTCGGCGCGGCGGAATCGAAGCAGGCGCTGGCACAAGACGGGCGCGTGCCCTTCCTCGTGGTGCATGGGCGGCGCGGCGGCTCGGCGATGGCGGCAGCCGCCGTCAACGCGCTGGCGCAAGAGAAGGAATGAGCCGGTGAACATCGAACCGGCAAAGATCCTGCTGTTCGGCGTCGGGCTCGGCCCCGGCGATCCGGACTACATGACGCTCCGCGCCCGCGACATCATCCTCAAAGCCGACCGGCTGGTGCATTTCTGCAAGCGCGGCCGGCGCGGCAATGCCCGCGTCACGGCCGATGCCATCGTCGCGCCCGATGCGGCGCGCGAGATCGAGCTCGCCTTCCCGGTGACGATTGAGGTTCCGGTCGAGGATGAAGGCTATAGCGGGCCGATCGCAGCCTTCTACGACGAATCCGCCGCCCTGCTCGCCGCCGAAATGGAGGCCGGGCGGACCGTCGCCGTGCTTTGCGACGGCGACCCCTTCTTCTACGGCTCCTTCATGCATCTGTGGCGGCGGCTCAGCTCCCGCTTTCCGACCGAGGTGGTGCCGGGCGTGATGGGCATGGCCGGGGCCTGGACGCGGGCGCAGGCGCCGATCACCTGGGGCGACGACATCATGACCGTGCTGCCGGGCACCCTGCCCGAGTCCGAACTGACCCGCCGCCTCGTCGACACCGACGCCGCGGTCATCATGAAGCTCGGCCGCAACCTGCCGAAGGTGCGTCGCGCGCTCCGGACCGCCGGGCTGATCCACCGCGCCATCTATGTCGAGCGCGCGACCATGGCCGAGCAGGTCGTGGCGAAACTCAGCGACAAGGGCGACG contains:
- a CDS encoding precorrin-8X methylmutase, which translates into the protein MTRAYDYIQDGAAIYQRSFAIIRAEADLSRFAGRAAHVVVRMIHACGMTDLPADVEMSPDFAPAAEAALKAGAPILCDAKMVANGVTPSRLPAGNTVLCTLDDPRTPALAAEMGTTRSAAAMELWRPHLAGAVVVIGNAPTSLFRLLEMLDAGAPKPAAVIGIPVGFVGAAESKQALAQDGRVPFLVVHGRRGGSAMAAAAVNALAQEKE
- a CDS encoding precorrin-2 C(20)-methyltransferase; protein product: MNIEPAKILLFGVGLGPGDPDYMTLRARDIILKADRLVHFCKRGRRGNARVTADAIVAPDAAREIELAFPVTIEVPVEDEGYSGPIAAFYDESAALLAAEMEAGRTVAVLCDGDPFFYGSFMHLWRRLSSRFPTEVVPGVMGMAGAWTRAQAPITWGDDIMTVLPGTLPESELTRRLVDTDAAVIMKLGRNLPKVRRALRTAGLIHRAIYVERATMAEQVVAKLSDKGDDEAPYFSMVLVPGEGRRL